tattatgaaATGCATGAGATATAGTCATGTTTAGATGTTTATCCATCACTTCTgtattttagttattggttgtCTTCATTGACCATGTTTCATTTTATGTCAAACTTAGTCAGGTTCTAACTAAATTTTATGTTTACTCTAGAGTGCTCATGTTTTGAAGCTTAATGCATGTTCGTTCTTTGTTTATGTAGAAGAAAACGCTTTATATAGACTCCCAAGGTGAGATGTTTTCCTTTGAATCAATTGTAGACTTGGGTATAGATTGTGATTATCTCATACAATCATTCTGATTGTTTTTGTTAACTTGTAGCTATGTGATTTTGGATTAGCTACATGAGCGTCTGCACCTTTAGTTCTTTTCCTTTGCACAACTGTTAAAGGGACTTTTGGGTATGAACTCGAGCCCTTCATGTTGATTCTGCAAAAAATTGGTTTGTTTCGCTTATTTCTTTTCATATTGTAGTTACTGAAATAAAATCTTTTTATAACTTTGCTTTCCTAATAGATATGTTGCTCTTGAATATTTCCAACATGGGTAAGTGTCATAAGACTGGTGTGCCAGCTAGTAGATGCTCTTGATCCAATTGTATGTTCTCTTTTTAACTGTCAACTCCACATCAATTTTTGTGTAGTTTTTGATAATAGAGCAATCTTATTATGCTGTACAATCATTGTACTTGATATTAATTTCATAGTTTGGTATACAGATTAACATTTTACAATGGATTTTACAGCGAACAATTCACACCAAACTCATGCAAAATAAGAATTGTGGACTGAGAATTAAAGTTCATGGTTAATTCCTTTTTTATAGGCCTGTGTTTTATGAATTTAAGAATTAGCAGCTCTTTGGAAAACCACTTCTCATCACTAATTCATGCTCCTGAGCTGagtaaatttttatatttcgTATATCATTTTGTTGGATTATGACTTGGCATCCCTATGGATATACTTCATAGAGTAAATGACTCGACTTTGTACTACTGGCCATCCCATTAGTGGTTTCAACATGACCAGCCTCGTTAAAGTTCCCAACGTTGTTCATGCGGGCATATGTTTCTTTCATTTGTATTTTGTTTATCTATTAGGTTTTAACCCAAGTTCATGGAGAGGAGCAAGTGTTGAGTTCTTGTAGGTCGGTTGCTTCTCCCTCAAAGATGTTATTGTCGGTTCTGGTTCTGTTTTATGGGTGTTGGTGCTGTTAATTGCTGGGAACTGAGAAGGATTGTTGGATGTTGGTTTGCTTGCTTGCTTATCCTGGGCCCTTTGGTAGGACCATGATGGCATTGGAAGGGTCTGCTACTTGGGGTCTTATTACAATGCAATACTTGTGGTCTTTTTGGCAGGTTGGATTGGTGGAATCTATATTTGTCACTGCTATGAATGCAATCTTTCTTGCTGTGGGATGAACAGAGAAGCTTTCTCTACATGTGGCTGGAGCTAGATCGGTTTGGCCCCTGGACTTGACATATTCTTTATGTGTCATGTAGGCTTTCATTAATATCAGCTCTGTTATTGCAACAGAGCTTTCTCTAGATGTGGCTGGAACTAATGATGGCTTGGAGAAGTTTTCCATTTGATAGTCGGGCAAGAGTTATCAATGTTAGAGTTTCACTACATTTtataattcatttttaatacTGTTTTCTCTTCCTTTGTAATGTGTTGGGGACTTGGGGCAGCCCTTGTGCTCCCCATTAATTATATTCTATTTgccttaaaagaaaaaaaaacataagctCTCCAAATGAAAACATCATAAAGTTTAGATGCACCCTCAAAAAGTGTACTGGATTTAAACATCATGAATAATTATTCTAAATTTATTCGATTGGTTTTATGTTTCtatcaaaattattaattattttggatTTGCAAAGTAACTAGTGTATATATGTTTAGATTTAGCGTTAATCTTTGTATCCCTATTAGATAATAGATATTttgtttatttactaatttcTCAAATGGTCAGGTCTTTCAAATATAACGTTTTTTTGCATTTAAttgatttaaaattaataactaAAATACTCGGATTTTGGgtgaaaatttaataattttgtaTAATAGTAAATACTTGGATGAATTATTTATTGATGGTAAAGATTTGGACCGTGATTTATGGAAAGTAATTTTGAATTTCACTATTAATTATAAGAGAAAATAATATGTAGAAAATCTGAATTAATTATGATGAAAAAATgagttttaaaatttcaaaaaattcacaaaaataaaatatcacaTCATCTACTTACTAAAGAagcatgagagagaaaaaaatgataataaaaaGGTGGGACCGTTCAAGCAACCATGAGGGCTAGTGTAGCAACCTAGTAATCCGTTATCACTCCTTTACAGTTGTGATGTCTTTTGATCATCTTGACTTCTCATGTAGGATTGGAGTCGAATACAGGAGACTACACCGACCGACCATGGTGACACACTATCCACTGTGTGATGCTGTTCGAATACCTTATTGCCCCCGCACGGGTCACTAGCAAGCGCAACTTTGCTCGGCAATAGGTTAAGTTTTGTAACACAATATAAACCTTTAATTATTTAAGTAGTTACCGATGTGGGACCTACCTACCCTTCACAAATAATAATTTATGCCTTGGGAAGGGTAGTTAACTTATATGGCTTTTTCAATCGTTTTTCTTTCAGGAAATTAATGCTAGCTTCTAATGCATTGtttctaataataatttatgCTAGCTTCTAATGCATTAAGATGCTGGCCAGGGTTGGTATATAGTAGCATGTGGAGGTGACAAAGGTTGAGCTTGTGTAGGAGGTCGCCGTACGCTGCGGGGTAACGCCGGTGACAAATAGTGGTGGCCGGCCGCAGACGGTGGTTCTAGTGAAAGCACGGCGGGGCAATACGACGACGTCGAAGACCAGTGGGGGGAGCCAAGCAACACATGCACAGCACAACTAGGCTCTTCATCATCAGTTCCAACACCTTAATGCTCCCACTTGGGTCACAAGCTGCCGGTGTTGGAGGAGTCCGCATATCAAATCCATAAGATTAGGATCACTCCCTCCTCTAAGAATGTCCAGAATCTCAAAAAGGGTATCTCACTAATTTCATCAATTACTTTGAAATGTTTTGCTGCCTCTTCACTCAAAAATCTTATTTTTGGAGTACATTTTTGTTTCATGAGTTTGGGGTTTTCATTTTTGCTGTTCTTTTGTGTGGATAGTTTGCAGTGACTTGATTATTGTCCTTTTTGTTATGTACTTCTTGTGCTTTCTAGATTTTTATTCCTGAATatgttttcattatttttatcaTGCTACATGGTGTTTTTATACAATTAACAGTTATATAGTGATTGCACATTGTGGTTTGTTGCTCTAAGTTGTATAAATCTCAAAGTATGTGTTTGGATAACAATTGAGTTAACGCGCAAGCATTTTCATCCCAATTCATAAGAAGAGTTCAGCTTACGTCCATTAGCACTGTTGCTTACGAGTATCCAAACCTAACCTAAGTTGTATAATAGCTTGATTGAAAGAACAATATTATTATAGTCTTGGTCTTGGATACTTCAATTGTTGTGACCTGTTTCAATCATTTGGTGTATTTGTGGATAATGTTTTGTTTTCAATGGATGATATTCTGCCCTGTGTTCATGACTAAGCTTTTTGTTTAAGgtactgtaaggcccaagttttaacgctttggataagtgaataaaataaaagagtttattcgattaagataaatttgtgaaggaaaaaggttcaggaaaagtccaagaatttatcgaaaaaccgataagagttatagcacgactaacatacgcatAATCCttggtcaaaggtattagtgaatagttaatttacgctttaggacacgatggaaactaattccaaaaatcctcagagaaatgttagaacttctcttttccgtccttaaacaatcatttcgatgcgaaatcctggaaagtacgaacgtcaaattccaattctcggaagtttgccgaaacggaatccctgatagttcgagaaacctaagatcgacagacgatgaaggttttttctattcggagctgcaaaagaagattccacccgcgttctcctatttctctcgtcaattctaatctttcttcagaaggaagttttctcatccgacgatcactgcaaaaagtagtttttcgggataaaccgacttacaccgacttatgccgatcttggatcttctggtttaattccaagaatcctattttgagttctggaattctgtcgccagaacctatcttagaatgcgcagaggaacgcgcaggaaaaatcggaatcgaaaaaaaatcatttttccgttttttccaaaacctataaatagctagaaaattagatttttttgagaaaaaacacccatttcccctccccaaacccgcgagcatcaagagagagagagagatccggatcttcgtcgtttcttgcccgtttgcttcaccgatcgtcactaatcgaagacctcgaggtaggtaatctatactctccttcgaatcgtcgtttctgtccacttctcctgcgactttctgagttcaaaattttgaggtttttgaaaaactgttcaaatcagctgatttcagcgtctaaacttcttccctgcatgctcctgagcgtgttctgcggattagattttgtcaaatgtcgacgaaatgccgccgggatcaatttctaccctaaatacccatttttcggcaaagtcgcaacctttaagctctaatctatcgacttggcttagtgctagtaggatttgtcgtcataaacgtcgttgtggacgtccccatccaatttgtttttcaaaaatccaattttgaaattctgagctaaaaataatgaccaaactacccctatatcagttttcgatccgaaaatttttccgagcctagaaccgtcttagttacggcttatgttaacctaggaaccaagtttgatcgaagaaaaatcgaccctcccaattagaggaagtggccgagagctatatcaaggggggaggagaatccgatttttcgaaaacttgtcttaacgcgttagattgtcgtaccacggaggtagtagtgtactgtgtaaccctaggactctttgattgctgagtttctgactcttggtgttgatttctgtgatttttgcttaaggttcgtttgaggagattcccagaaatcaaggagaagagcttgaagaacattttgaggaggaagctggaagacccaccggtgagggctactctctgaattactagataatgctttaggtgtcgatgaaattcgacttgatttatgtgttatgcacctaattgctaaatgtctgaaatgatttctgaggcttcggccgaacttgttgagtacttgatgccatgatattgtgtgctaaatgattcacatgctatgtgctacatggttaacttaggatgtgttggaatatgctgtttatgcctattggttgagctgtttcattgatgctattccactcgtgcctatgtttctggaaagtgaggattacgggcaagtcatgccgaatttttatgagattttgagagagttttaaaggacgaacggagttcggcccttgttatgttttaatggatcgagaccttctcagggaattatttgagattatgggatctctgaaaactcttaggaagtattataagattaaaatgtaaACTATTtcatcacggaaaactcataagacattaatcaacttCTAAAtactttgaacaataataataatcttagataagagcttagagccgaatattagtttgggagatatgagaagtgtcgtcgagtccaagttttgaggaactaacaagttttcgagtatgttgatactcttttcgctcgatgagcagtttaatgtttggctatctaaagtttagccggagactataagtttccaagtacttcggtaccttttcgctcgatgagcagtttattgattggctatctaaagtttagccgggaaccatgagttccaaagtacattcttcttctttgattaattcattttgtcgcagaatcgacgtttgccttagggtaggctttttagagacaataagttatttagaacacgtggcgacgtgtcgggtgaggtcggagacgttgtttggctaatcacttgcattcatgcactcattttgaggttaatacacggcgtgataccggacctcggtggattccaaaatggtcataagacccggatttccatatttaggacactacggtggtcctccgtagcagacggaatggcagacctacgggttcactgctgatctgactacttttgtgtggtgtaagagacgcccgagcggaatggtcccactttggccggtgttagggctgactcgatggtgtccatccttcttccggaatgcattttgttacccagcattgcatttcatgcaacatacatgctgacttagttgctgagtgtgattggtaactgtttatcctatttttgaggcatgctacttgttattatggttctttatattcattgtgatacatgcaaccctaggaatctatcccaaaacttataagcctgagcgGCAAGTATtcattatcctataattatatctggttttattaattatataattctttggagttgaccctcgcgtctgctgtgtgtgtttgggcggactacgccatttgtcagatgagtatgggggattggtttaccatggtcagcccctcgggggggaccaggtacgagatgcttgatcaagacgacccaggtgcatgggtggtcgatcccgagggccaccgtgcgacctacaccggtcgggtcatggaggaccgtgtcgaccgattcggacgcttgacggaaggggtgatgaggaggcacatagtgagcttcaatcctgcctccaggagtacactgtggacccggcttgggaggacctccaccgccaccatccccttcggatgatgaggacccctctgaggagctgccagtaggtggggcttcgacggagtctagtccgtctactgctgctgctgtcgtcgcggatctcgttccgggccccgagcccgagaggccagtgcaggagcgcattagggtggacagagagggcagtgttgagtatgtcgacttagtcgtcctggatgcagattcggatgacgaccgcgctagcatgtaggatcgagtgctagtgtgggctcctcgggtagggattagtgtaggagtagtgtcgatgctctgaccgtcatgcttcagttttggggacagggtagtttcctaccggtagctttttgtgtggtttcctatggggatcacagagagctggttggatttttagggggtcttttcttaggccgctgggccaacttgttctcagattttgaggtttagtgttgcggacacagtatttttaccttggactgtacatattgccttcgggcgttactctttttctgtcacccgtcactggaggttactcgtgacgtggttgtgtttagcgaggcatgtatatatagttgtatagtagttccttttatcttttgttggggagtttattgctttctgtctttagctatattgtcgaaaaaaaataattcacgtttttccgctcaagtattttcttttggttactaaagtgacgccaccgaaatcggggtgttacaggtacAAACACTTGGGTCAGATTTGAGCTGCGTGTGCACAAGAGAGTCATTGACCTCTACAGTTCACCTGATGTGGTCAAGCAGATTACCTCAATCACAATTGAACCCGATGTGGAGGTTGAGGTGACCATTATATTGCAGATGCTtgattttagctcagaatttagTTTTTCAATGCATTCTTCTTTAATTCGTATTTAGCCTCGTGGCTAGGAATGTGTCAAATAATATCTGTAATTTGTATTTACAGGTTAATTGACCATCAAGAAATTCTCTTGGCTGGACTTTGGGGGGTCATTACAGTTTTGCAAATTGCTACAATGTATCTTTTCTTTTAGCTACAAGTTTCTTTATAATTATATGTAAATACATTTCACATTTATTTCCCTAAATGTGAAATGTTTGTATTCTTACTCATACCCATGAAATAATGCAGGTGGCAGAACTTATAGAAACTGATCTTATTTTAACTAGTAGCACTCCCACAGAAGACAAGCTTCAAGATGGAGTACGGGCTTGCATAGATATTCTACAAAgagctggcatcaagatggataTCCTTTAATATAACAGAAGTGCAGACTGCTCAATAGCATAAATAGGTAGTTGACTTGCGTGATAGGATTCTATAACATTAGAAGCCATCGTTCCCTCTCGATTGATGAATAATGGTCCTAGCTACTATTTCTATCTAAGATGGTGTGTTTACATTTTGCATGTGAGATTACTTTCATTTGGCATGATTTAGTGAATACACTAATGGTTTTGAGAGAAGACAATTTTTTATCTCTAGGGTGGCATGGCCAATAAACTATACAACACTATTGTCCGTGTAACTATCAGAATTTATGAAGGTACTATTCTGTTCATCTTTCTGTATTTCCTAATGCTAGTTCTGACTCATATCCTGTTTTGCTATAGGAATTCCCATTGGTGATGTTTTCCCTGGTTCCACAATTTCTGACCATGTTTTTCGGTTTGACAACATATCACTGGTCAACTTTTGCTTTCATCTTTGCGATACTGCATATAATATCTGCAACTTAAAAGAACTGTCAATCTATATCATATTAATCTTTTTCTCCCACACTTACTTTATATGTCTCTTGAGTATGTGAAACTTTCTATGCTCAAGCTTTATTAGATGTCATTgtgctttctttcttttttgtgtGAATTACATTGGTCACTGGTCAGATATGCCGACCACAGTCCTTGTGTCTCTGGTGCTCACAATGCTATAGTGACAGCAAGGGTTGGGAAGGACCTTGAATTTGCATTGCTTAACAAATTCTTATTGACCTTGCTCTCTGATTTTGACAGTATTGGTGATGTCTAGCCCAACTTCCCTGCTTACACGTTTTTCTTTGACATGTTTAACAATTTTCCTGGCATAGTGGCTTGGACTTCTGCTATTTTCTTATCATATTTCCTTgttctgtttttacttttttttgagATCTTCTCTTACTTTTTGTGTTGTCACTCACAATGCTTTTATGATTTCAGGTGACAACCATTTGTATGCTAAGCTAGTAGTCATCACAAGTACTTTGTTTTCCAAATTATCCTAAAATCATCTCTAAATTTACTTTACACTGTTTAATCTATCAACATTTGTGAGAAATCTAAGGTAGCACTTGGCATGCAAAACATAATAGACCAGAGCCATTTGTATGCTAAGCtagtcacaactcacaagtaCTTGGTTTTTCTAATGACCCCGAAGTTATCTCAAGTTAACTTCACACAGTTTAATCTATCAACATTTGTGAGAACTCATAGTTAGCATTTGGCATGCAAACACAATAGAATAGAACAACTTGTTTTCCTAATGtattgtttgatttttttagtaGCTCTTGTACCTGTGATACAGTTTCACTCTTGGTAGCTCTTTGAACATTCTGTGATGTCATCTTTTTAATTAGTTATATACGTTTCTaagataattttaaaaaatgattagTATTTATGTTAGATATTGCCCCAGTTCCCTACAAGAAAAGttctttaataattttttttcttattatttGCTACACTGAATTCTAATTGCACATGCTTGTTGTGATATGTAGGTTATGATATGTCTCAGCTTTTCAAAGGAAGGACATGTTTCATTCCCACAGTATACAGCTTCATAGATTCATATATATAGACAGCTAAATCCATCTTCTATAATAGATGTTGTAATCCTTATATTTCTATTAGTCACTACACCAATTTATATCATAACATGTTTGAGGATAATTTGTGCATTGTTTGGATGAAAGTCATAGAAGAATACAGGCATTCCTCCAAACAACACAATGGTCATTTCAGACATGTTTCCTCATGTGAACCTGAACCAGCAACAGCAAAATCAGCAACTTCACTTAGAAAGGAATTTCTTTGGTCCATGGGTGGCTGTAGCAGAAATCAATCTTCTGAATCAACCAAATTCCCTGCATCATCCTCTGAAACCAGAATTTGAAGGGAAGCCATTTGTCTCTCAATTTGATGGTGATAGATTCAATCAAGCATTAATTGCCTACTTCAGGGATCCTACAATTAAGGAAAACATCTGTTTTAATTTCGTGGCTGCTGCAACAAATTGGTGaagaaggttttttttttcgctAGTAAGAGATCATGATCTACAGATACCTGAACATTTGTGAAGCTTTcattttgtgttttttattcTAGTCCAATACAGTGAAGGGTATTTTTCCTTAATATTTGATGCTAAGTTTAAAAGCAAAAAGAGTTTGAATGTGTACTGAAGCCTTTTAGTGTTTACTTATTCTAGACAATGATGATGATATTGATGAGTACTTGTACTTGGCTTTTTTATGGTTTATTTTGAGTTTGAAAGTAAAAGAAGTATAGACTATATGTTCATTTCTTCATAAATGTTTATTATAGTATAAGCAATAATGAACATATACCATTTGGGACTAAAGATTCGAGGAACCGAACTCACCATTGGGAgcctttgattttattttatttttttggtaaatggAGCATTTTATTTACCTAGCATCGTCCACTTCCGCTCTCTTTCACCCCCTTTTGAAGATCTCTCTGCTCCCCATCCTCCCTACCCCGTCTCTGGATTGATTTGGTCGGCTTCCCCCAATCACTTCTCATGTAGAGTTGGAGTCGCATACAAGAGGCCACACTAATGAACACATTATCTGTCCTtgaaggtt
This portion of the Lotus japonicus ecotype B-129 chromosome 3, LjGifu_v1.2 genome encodes:
- the LOC130745311 gene encoding uncharacterized protein LOC130745311, encoding MSRISKRVQTLGSDLSCVCTRESLTSTVHLMWSSRLPQSQLNPMWRLRLIDHQEILLAGLWGVITVLQIATMWQNL